ACAGTTTTGTGGCCCACCTCCAAGAAGGAACAGCCCCTCAAATCGGTAAAAGCTACGAGATCAGTCGCGCTGGGATTTCTGTTTTGCTGGCTGAACTGAGCTGCTTACAGTGCCGTGCGGTGTTATTGGATTGGTGGTGCAGTCAATCTGTCTGAGTCTAGACCTAGGCCTGCTCAAGTCTGATATTCTGTGACATCTGTACTTATCTTATTTCTGGGCTTGATGCGGAAAGGACATTTCAAGAACAACACATCCAATATCGGTTTTGAAGGGCCCATGCACTTCTCCAGGCGGTCTACTGGCATAATGACCACGTTCCAACCACATATCAAAGGCTTGGTCATAGAGGCGACCGCTGACGATAAAGATCTCTTCAGGATAGTTATGGGATTTGCTGCCAGCCTTCGCTGTATCAGCGCCAGGATGAAACCTCGTTAACCGGGTATAGTTACCGGTTTCTTGATCCATGCTGAGGGTGAGTTCTTCAACGAGGTTGTCTAATCCTTGGATCGGCTGCCATTGCCCTTGGTTCTCTAGAAGGAGTGGATTCCAGTAGGTGCT
The Candidatus Obscuribacterales bacterium DNA segment above includes these coding regions:
- a CDS encoding cupin domain-containing protein, whose protein sequence is STYWNPLLLENQGQWQPIQGLDNLVEELTLSMDQETGNYTRLTRFHPGADTAKAGSKSHNYPEEIFIVSGRLYDQAFDMWLERGHYASRPPGEVHGPFKTDIGCVVLEMSFPHQAQK